A single region of the Arthrobacter sp. zg-Y20 genome encodes:
- a CDS encoding TerD family protein — protein sequence MSSLTLSKGSNLSLTKADPGLERALIGLGWDPRTTSGDPFDLDASALLLGANGKVRSQDDFIFYNQLSAKDGSVVHQGDNRTGLGDGDDEQILIDLSILTDDVDRVVIVVSIDQAEARHQNFGQVRDAYCRVVNQDTDAEVVRYDLSEDAAAETCMIFAEIYRNRGEWKFRAIGQGYASGLYGVATDFGIALD from the coding sequence TTGTCCAGCCTGACATTGTCCAAAGGAAGCAACCTTTCCCTCACGAAGGCCGATCCGGGGCTGGAACGGGCCCTGATCGGCCTGGGCTGGGACCCGCGCACCACCAGCGGGGATCCCTTTGACCTGGACGCGTCGGCACTGCTGCTGGGCGCCAACGGCAAGGTGCGCTCCCAGGACGACTTCATCTTCTACAACCAGCTGTCCGCCAAGGACGGCTCGGTGGTCCACCAGGGCGACAACCGCACCGGCCTGGGCGACGGCGACGACGAGCAGATCCTGATTGACCTCAGCATCCTGACCGACGACGTCGACCGCGTGGTCATTGTGGTTTCCATCGACCAGGCCGAAGCCCGCCACCAGAACTTCGGCCAGGTGCGCGACGCGTACTGCCGGGTGGTCAACCAGGACACGGACGCGGAAGTGGTCCGCTACGACCTCAGCGAAGACGCGGCAGCGGAAACCTGCATGATCTTCGCGGAGATCTACCGCAACCGCGGAGAGTGGAAGTTCCGCGCCATCGGCCAGGGCTACGCCTCCGGACTGTACGGAGTCGCCACCGACTTCGGCATCGCCCTCGACTAA
- a CDS encoding TerD family protein, with amino-acid sequence MGLSLQKGQSLSLTKKDGGALSKTRLGLGWDSAAPVKRGIFGTKKAAEVDLDASAIFFDANGNAVDQVWYGQLASKDGSAKHTGDNLTGAGEGDDEVILVNLQAVSPAVQQIVFVISSYSRQTFDQVENAFCRLIDDSTPGSPEIARYQLTDSGTHTAMVMAKVSRDGSGWSFTALGERAQGRTVMDLIPTAARSL; translated from the coding sequence ATGGGCCTGAGCCTGCAGAAAGGTCAGTCGCTGTCACTGACGAAGAAGGACGGCGGCGCACTGAGCAAGACGCGTCTGGGACTGGGCTGGGATTCCGCAGCCCCGGTCAAGCGTGGAATCTTCGGCACCAAGAAGGCCGCCGAAGTGGACCTGGATGCCTCAGCCATTTTCTTCGATGCCAACGGCAACGCCGTTGACCAGGTCTGGTACGGCCAGCTGGCCAGCAAGGACGGCTCCGCCAAGCACACCGGTGACAACCTCACCGGTGCCGGCGAGGGCGACGACGAGGTCATCCTGGTAAACCTGCAGGCCGTCTCCCCCGCCGTGCAGCAGATTGTCTTCGTGATCTCCAGCTACAGCCGGCAGACCTTCGACCAGGTGGAGAACGCCTTCTGCCGCCTGATCGACGACTCGACGCCGGGCAGCCCCGAAATTGCCCGCTACCAGCTGACCGACTCGGGCACCCACACGGCCATGGTCATGGCGAAGGTGTCCCGCGACGGTTCGGGCTGGAGCTTCACCGCTCTCGGCGAACGGGCCCAGGGCCGCACGGTCATGGACCTGATCCCCACCGCCGCCCGCTCGCTCTAA
- a CDS encoding TerD family protein: MAGLTLAKGNNLSLTKTDPGLQKAVVGLGWDPRTTTGEPFDLDASALMIGANGKVRSSDDFIFYNQPAAKDGSVTHLGDNRSGAGEGDDEQILLDLTSMAADVERVVIVVSIDQADVRHQNFGQVRGAYCRVINQDNDSEIVRFDLSEDAAPETSMIFAEVYRNNGEWKFKAVGQGYASGLAGIVTDFGVQLS, from the coding sequence ATGGCAGGTCTGACCCTCGCGAAGGGCAACAACCTTTCCCTCACCAAGACCGACCCCGGGCTGCAGAAGGCCGTTGTCGGCCTGGGCTGGGATCCCCGCACCACCACGGGCGAACCCTTCGACCTCGACGCCTCGGCCCTGATGATCGGCGCCAACGGCAAGGTGCGGTCCTCCGACGACTTCATCTTCTACAACCAGCCCGCAGCCAAGGACGGCTCCGTCACCCACCTGGGCGACAACCGCTCCGGCGCCGGTGAAGGCGACGATGAGCAGATCCTGCTGGACCTGACCTCTATGGCCGCCGACGTCGAGCGCGTGGTCATTGTGGTCTCCATTGACCAGGCCGACGTGCGCCACCAGAACTTCGGCCAGGTCCGCGGTGCATACTGCCGCGTGATCAACCAGGACAACGACTCCGAGATTGTCCGGTTCGACCTCAGCGAGGACGCCGCACCGGAAACCTCCATGATCTTCGCCGAGGTGTACCGCAACAACGGCGAATGGAAGTTCAAGGCCGTGGGCCAGGGCTACGCTTCGGGACTGGCCGGAATTGTTACCGATTTTGGAGTCCAGCTCAGCTAG